Proteins from one Malania oleifera isolate guangnan ecotype guangnan chromosome 4, ASM2987363v1, whole genome shotgun sequence genomic window:
- the LOC131153630 gene encoding secretory carrier-associated membrane protein isoform X1, whose amino-acid sequence MARRYDSNPFDEEDEVNPFADQAGRGKVSGQSAYGGGSFYTTNPGSVPSAANSRLAPLPHEPADFAYDRGATIDIPLDTASSNYQDLKKKEKELQAKEAELRRREQEVKRKEEAAARAGIVLEEKNWPPFFPIIHHDIANEIPVYLQKLQYVAFTTLLGLALALTWNVIAVTAAWIKGEGVKIWFLAIIYFIAGVPGAYVLWYRPLYRAFRNESALKFGWFFLFYLLHIGFCILAAVAPPIVFKGKSLTGILAAVDVFGDHALVGIFYFIGFGIFCVETVLSIWVIQVQFILSPLSLSPQWTRTLSAASAIISSFLRIHIYVHFVAASVHVFQRQRESCGDEARGCQRSHESSPVIPMLKPLQAAARLYVMLRHACS is encoded by the exons GATCAAGCAGGTCGGGGCAAAGTATCAGGACAGTCAGCCTATGGTGGAGGTTCATTTTATACAACA AATCCGGGCAGCGTTCCCTCTGCTGCAAACTCAAGGCTTGCTCCACTTCCACATGAGCCTGCAGATTTTGCCTATGATCGTGGTGCAACAATTGACATCCCCCTTGACACTGCTAGTTCAAACTATCAG GatttaaaaaagaaagagaaggaacTTCAAGCGAAGGAAGCTGAATTGAGGAGGAGGGAACAG GAAGTGAAGCGGAAAGAAGAAGCTGCAGCACGAG CTGGAATTGTCCTTGAGGAGAAAAATTGGCCGCCATTTTTCCCCATTATCCATCATGATATTGCAAATGAAATACCGGTTTATCTACAAAAATTGCAGTATGTGGCATTTACAACATTATTAG GATTGGCACTGGCTCTTACGTGGAATGTTATAGCTGTTACTGCTGCATGGATCAAAGGAGAAG GTGTAAAAATATGGTTCCTTGCCATTATCTACTTCATAGCAGGGGTTCCAGGAGCCTATGTGTTGTGGTATCGCCCGCTATATCGTGCTTTCAG GAATGAAAGTGCTTTAAAATTTGGATGGTTTTTCCTGTTTTATTTG CTTCACATTGGCTTCTGCATCCTTGCCGCTGTTGCTCCTCCAATAGTTTTCAAAGGAAAATCTCTTAC TGGTATCCTGGCTGCAGTAGATGTTTTTGGTGACCATGCTTTGGTTGGG ATCTTCTACTTTATTGGATTTGGAATATTCTGTGTTGAGACAGTGCTCAGCATCTGGGTTATTCAGGTCCAATTTAtactttctcctctctctctctctccccagtGGACAAGAACACTTTCTGCTGCATCAGCCATCATCTCTTCATTTCTGCGAATTCACATTTATGTCCATTTTGTTGCAGCAAGTGTACATGTATTTCAGAGGCAGCGGGAAAGCTGCGGAGATGAAGCGCGAGGCTGCCAGAGGAGCCATGAGAGCAGCCCTGTGATACCAATGTTGAAACCACTTCAAGCAGCAGCAAGATTGTATGTCATGCTTCGGCACGCCTGTTCATAA
- the LOC131153630 gene encoding secretory carrier-associated membrane protein 5 isoform X2 codes for MARRYDSNPFDEEDEVNPFADQAGRGKVSGQSAYGGGSFYTTNPGSVPSAANSRLAPLPHEPADFAYDRGATIDIPLDTASSNYQDLKKKEKELQAKEAELRRREQEVKRKEEAAARAGIVLEEKNWPPFFPIIHHDIANEIPVYLQKLQYVAFTTLLGLALALTWNVIAVTAAWIKGEGVKIWFLAIIYFIAGVPGAYVLWYRPLYRAFRNESALKFGWFFLFYLLHIGFCILAAVAPPIVFKGKSLTGILAAVDVFGDHALVGIFYFIGFGIFCVETVLSIWVIQQVYMYFRGSGKAAEMKREAARGAMRAAL; via the exons GATCAAGCAGGTCGGGGCAAAGTATCAGGACAGTCAGCCTATGGTGGAGGTTCATTTTATACAACA AATCCGGGCAGCGTTCCCTCTGCTGCAAACTCAAGGCTTGCTCCACTTCCACATGAGCCTGCAGATTTTGCCTATGATCGTGGTGCAACAATTGACATCCCCCTTGACACTGCTAGTTCAAACTATCAG GatttaaaaaagaaagagaaggaacTTCAAGCGAAGGAAGCTGAATTGAGGAGGAGGGAACAG GAAGTGAAGCGGAAAGAAGAAGCTGCAGCACGAG CTGGAATTGTCCTTGAGGAGAAAAATTGGCCGCCATTTTTCCCCATTATCCATCATGATATTGCAAATGAAATACCGGTTTATCTACAAAAATTGCAGTATGTGGCATTTACAACATTATTAG GATTGGCACTGGCTCTTACGTGGAATGTTATAGCTGTTACTGCTGCATGGATCAAAGGAGAAG GTGTAAAAATATGGTTCCTTGCCATTATCTACTTCATAGCAGGGGTTCCAGGAGCCTATGTGTTGTGGTATCGCCCGCTATATCGTGCTTTCAG GAATGAAAGTGCTTTAAAATTTGGATGGTTTTTCCTGTTTTATTTG CTTCACATTGGCTTCTGCATCCTTGCCGCTGTTGCTCCTCCAATAGTTTTCAAAGGAAAATCTCTTAC TGGTATCCTGGCTGCAGTAGATGTTTTTGGTGACCATGCTTTGGTTGGG ATCTTCTACTTTATTGGATTTGGAATATTCTGTGTTGAGACAGTGCTCAGCATCTGGGTTATTCAG CAAGTGTACATGTATTTCAGAGGCAGCGGGAAAGCTGCGGAGATGAAGCGCGAGGCTGCCAGAGGAGCCATGAGAGCAGCCCTGTGA